From a region of the Streptomyces sp. NBC_01454 genome:
- a CDS encoding SAM-dependent methyltransferase: protein MSQEARPQSGVVDVSIPSVARMYDYYLGGKDNYAVDREACEELSKVVPSTQVLAINNRRFLQRVVRWLAREHGIRQFIDHGSGLPTQDNVHQVAQQVDPASRVVYVDNDPIVLAHGRALLEENTHTAVIQADMRDTDGILSSPEVTRLIDFDQPVAALFVSVLHCIPDADDPAGLIKRVADRLAPGSFLVVCQLVSEDAATRDFVTEFMRVSTQGQWGRVRQAHELAGFLEGLEIQEPGLREVSTWMPDADIGPKQLTQEWIEFGGVARKP, encoded by the coding sequence ATGAGCCAAGAAGCGCGACCGCAGTCCGGAGTCGTCGACGTCAGCATCCCGAGCGTTGCCCGGATGTACGACTACTACCTCGGCGGCAAGGACAACTACGCCGTCGACCGCGAGGCCTGCGAAGAGCTGAGCAAGGTCGTTCCGAGCACTCAGGTGCTGGCGATCAACAACCGGCGCTTTCTGCAGCGGGTGGTCCGCTGGCTGGCTCGCGAGCACGGCATCCGGCAGTTCATCGACCACGGATCCGGCCTCCCGACGCAGGACAACGTCCACCAGGTCGCCCAGCAGGTCGACCCCGCCTCCCGTGTGGTCTACGTCGACAACGACCCCATCGTGCTGGCACACGGCCGCGCCCTGCTGGAGGAGAACACCCACACCGCCGTCATCCAGGCGGACATGCGGGACACCGACGGCATCCTGAGCAGCCCGGAGGTGACCCGGCTGATCGACTTCGACCAGCCCGTCGCCGCCCTGTTCGTCTCCGTGCTCCACTGCATACCGGACGCCGACGACCCGGCCGGTCTCATCAAGCGGGTCGCCGACCGTCTGGCGCCGGGCAGCTTCCTGGTGGTGTGCCAGCTGGTCAGCGAGGACGCCGCCACCCGCGACTTCGTCACCGAGTTCATGCGGGTCAGCACCCAGGGCCAGTGGGGCCGGGTACGCCAGGCGCATGAGCTGGCCGGCTTCCTGGAGGGTTTGGAGATCCAGGAACCGGGTCTGAGGGAGGTCTCCACCTGGATGCCGGATGCGGACATCGGCCCCAAGCAGCTGACCCAGGAGTGGATCGAGTTCGGCGGCGTCGCCCGCAAGCCGTAG
- a CDS encoding TetR/AcrR family transcriptional regulator encodes MSDIRRRRVPRPVREQQIIDAAIRVFARRGYHAASVDEIAELAGISKPMVYLYLDSKEGLFLACLRREAERLLAAFRAAAVPAHSPELRLRAGLLAFFTFVTEHRDSWVVLHRQSSEPSPAITAELARSRRALLAEVTALVRADIAASDGPACPDDDAEFVAYTLVGAADSLTDWMALHPDEPPERITLRLMNMVWVGMRNVLDGEVWTTPSQTP; translated from the coding sequence ATGAGCGACATACGCAGGCGACGCGTCCCCCGGCCGGTCCGGGAGCAGCAGATCATCGATGCGGCGATCCGGGTCTTCGCCCGGCGCGGCTACCACGCCGCCTCGGTCGACGAGATCGCCGAACTCGCCGGGATTTCCAAGCCGATGGTCTATCTCTATCTCGACTCCAAGGAAGGGCTGTTCCTCGCCTGTCTGCGGCGCGAGGCCGAACGCCTGCTGGCCGCCTTCCGGGCCGCCGCGGTCCCCGCGCACTCCCCCGAGCTGCGGCTGCGGGCCGGACTGCTGGCGTTCTTCACCTTCGTCACCGAACACCGCGACAGCTGGGTGGTGCTGCACCGCCAGTCCTCGGAGCCGAGCCCGGCGATCACCGCGGAGCTGGCCCGGTCGCGGCGGGCGCTGCTGGCGGAGGTCACCGCCCTGGTCCGGGCCGATATCGCGGCCAGTGACGGGCCCGCCTGTCCCGACGACGACGCCGAGTTCGTGGCGTACACCCTGGTCGGTGCGGCGGACTCGCTCACCGACTGGATGGCGCTGCACCCCGACGAGCCCCCGGAGCGGATCACCCTGCGGCTGATGAACATGGTGTGGGTGGGGATGCGCAATGTGCTCGACGGGGAGGTGTGGACGACGCCGTCGCAGACCCCGTAG
- a CDS encoding class I SAM-dependent methyltransferase, translating to MTTEKSEPAPLPVTLPSTEEMLLANQANWDARTPVHVSSAFYGLDGSRTAEDWFAPFEWTDLGDLAGREVLHLQCHLGTETAAFAERGAAHTVGLDFSVAAVAEARRLAAEAGRSVEFVRSDVHRAVDALGGRRFDVVYTGKGALCYLPDLTAWAEVVSSLLRPGGTFYLVEFHPLLDALGPTPSPDRQQLRLHHDYLAGRGPLRSDTPHTYTDGPPVRGATTSYEWRHGLGEVVSAVIGAGMTLQLVRETELLPWKRFDAMVPAENGWWRLPPSEPIVPLLYALRAVKD from the coding sequence ATGACCACAGAGAAGAGCGAGCCGGCGCCGCTCCCGGTGACCCTGCCCAGCACCGAGGAGATGCTCCTGGCCAACCAGGCGAACTGGGATGCGCGCACCCCGGTCCATGTGTCCAGCGCGTTCTACGGGCTGGACGGTTCACGGACCGCCGAGGACTGGTTCGCGCCGTTCGAGTGGACGGATCTCGGCGATCTGGCGGGGCGGGAGGTGCTGCATCTGCAGTGCCATCTGGGCACCGAGACCGCCGCGTTCGCCGAGCGGGGCGCCGCGCACACGGTGGGGCTGGACTTCTCCGTCGCGGCCGTGGCGGAGGCGCGGCGGCTCGCCGCGGAGGCCGGCCGGTCCGTGGAGTTCGTCCGGTCGGATGTGCACCGGGCCGTGGACGCGCTCGGCGGGCGACGGTTCGACGTCGTCTACACCGGCAAGGGGGCGCTGTGTTACCTGCCGGACCTGACGGCCTGGGCGGAGGTCGTCAGCTCGCTGCTGCGGCCCGGCGGGACGTTCTATCTGGTCGAGTTCCATCCGCTGCTCGACGCCCTGGGGCCGACGCCGAGCCCCGACCGACAGCAACTGCGGCTGCACCACGACTACTTGGCGGGACGCGGGCCGCTCAGGAGCGATACCCCCCACACCTACACCGACGGTCCGCCGGTGCGGGGCGCCACGACCAGCTATGAGTGGCGGCACGGCCTCGGGGAGGTCGTGTCCGCGGTGATCGGCGCGGGGATGACCCTCCAGCTGGTGCGGGAGACCGAGCTGCTGCCCTGGAAGCGGTTCGACGCCATGGTGCCGGCCGAGAACGGCTGGTGGCGTCTGCCGCCGTCGGAGCCGATCGTTCCGCTGCTGTACGCGCTGCGGGCGGTGAAGGACTGA
- a CDS encoding helix-turn-helix domain-containing protein — MENSTTVPEAVAALHTAIDALTDEVVDGLRAQLPSYAAVRLDKLRPRVLASLRNGLSLVQRWSGERRGALGSVPGEGGTYGVPETHLDEVTALARALPVEDIISAYRIGADVVWRRFGEEMAARRGTAEDLLPIAETLRAWADANTLRVVRSCRIGIQEDAMTDRRRAALVRALLLGQAQWDESLSGDRTAADGPGDGELTDGSYDRSALRLPFRACLPGAAPPDGPGAGPAAHTPGHPGPGHGAFHRIVAALRPWLALDKAGAPLVTTVDGEVAGLLAGRPGGLCRSLVLGLGAPVPPGGLAAEFTRATQALRAALGFGLVGAFTREELGLRATVVALPAVGEGLVRLRLAPLAERGEDGAQLEEAAAAYLRQGLRLDAAARTLYVHPNTLRNRLRRFEEITGTSLRDPADLAEIWWALTHRRLHGPEG, encoded by the coding sequence GTGGAGAATTCCACAACGGTGCCGGAGGCCGTCGCCGCGCTGCACACCGCGATCGACGCGCTCACCGACGAGGTCGTCGACGGGCTCCGCGCCCAACTCCCCTCCTACGCCGCGGTCCGCCTCGACAAGCTCCGGCCACGGGTGCTGGCGTCCCTGCGCAACGGCCTGTCGCTGGTGCAGCGCTGGTCCGGGGAACGGCGGGGCGCCCTCGGATCCGTGCCCGGCGAAGGCGGCACCTACGGCGTTCCGGAGACCCATCTCGACGAGGTCACGGCGCTGGCCCGCGCGCTGCCCGTCGAGGACATCATCTCGGCCTACCGGATCGGCGCGGACGTCGTCTGGCGGCGGTTCGGCGAGGAGATGGCGGCCCGCCGCGGCACCGCCGAGGACCTGCTGCCGATCGCCGAGACCCTGCGCGCCTGGGCCGACGCCAACACCCTGCGCGTCGTCCGCAGCTGCCGCATCGGGATCCAGGAGGACGCGATGACGGACCGCCGGCGCGCGGCGCTGGTCCGCGCCCTGCTGCTCGGCCAGGCGCAGTGGGACGAGTCCCTGTCCGGGGACCGCACGGCCGCCGACGGGCCCGGTGACGGGGAGCTGACGGACGGCTCGTACGACCGCAGCGCACTCCGGCTCCCCTTCCGCGCCTGCCTGCCCGGGGCCGCCCCGCCCGACGGCCCGGGGGCCGGCCCCGCCGCGCACACCCCCGGCCACCCCGGCCCGGGGCACGGCGCCTTCCACCGGATCGTCGCCGCGCTGCGTCCCTGGCTCGCGCTGGACAAGGCGGGTGCGCCCCTGGTCACGACCGTGGACGGGGAGGTGGCCGGACTGCTGGCCGGGCGCCCGGGCGGGCTGTGCCGCAGCCTGGTCCTGGGGCTGGGCGCCCCGGTGCCGCCCGGCGGGCTCGCCGCGGAGTTCACCCGGGCCACCCAGGCGCTGCGGGCCGCCCTCGGGTTCGGGCTCGTCGGTGCGTTCACCCGCGAGGAACTCGGGCTGCGGGCCACGGTCGTGGCGCTCCCGGCCGTGGGGGAGGGCCTGGTGCGGCTGCGCCTGGCGCCGCTGGCCGAGCGCGGCGAGGACGGCGCCCAGCTGGAGGAGGCGGCGGCCGCCTATCTGCGGCAGGGGCTGCGCCTGGACGCCGCGGCCCGGACCCTCTACGTGCACCCCAACACCCTGCGCAACCGGCTCCGGCGCTTCGAGGAGATCACCGGCACCAGCCTGCGTGACCCGGCCGATCTGGCGGAGATCTGGTGGGCGCTGACGCACCGCCGCCTCCACGGCCCGGAGGGCTGA
- a CDS encoding DUF6314 family protein: MREPDPDPGCAHPYPVPDAAAYLAGRWDVERTVHDLRTGIEGHFRGTAVFRPEGTGDVLLHQEEGQLTWGGTVYPASRTLRLRPRPDGTAGVDFADGRPFHDLDLRTGRWTARHPCAEDRYEGCFTAVTADEWRLRWRVGGPAKDQLLCSVYRRRT, encoded by the coding sequence GTGAGGGAGCCGGACCCGGACCCCGGGTGTGCGCACCCGTACCCGGTGCCCGATGCCGCCGCCTATCTGGCCGGCCGCTGGGACGTCGAGCGCACCGTCCACGATCTGCGGACCGGCATCGAGGGGCACTTCCGCGGCACCGCGGTGTTCCGGCCCGAGGGGACGGGCGACGTCCTGCTGCATCAGGAGGAGGGGCAGCTGACCTGGGGCGGCACGGTGTATCCGGCGAGCCGCACGCTGCGGCTGCGGCCCCGCCCGGACGGCACCGCCGGGGTCGACTTCGCCGATGGCCGGCCCTTCCACGACCTCGATCTGCGAACCGGCCGGTGGACCGCGCGCCACCCCTGTGCCGAGGACCGCTACGAGGGGTGTTTCACCGCCGTCACGGCCGACGAGTGGCGGCTGCGCTGGCGGGTCGGCGGGCCCGCGAAGGACCAGCTGCTGTGCTCGGTCTACCGGCGCCGGACGTGA
- a CDS encoding aldehyde dehydrogenase family protein, which yields MPDLFIGGQWTAAADGQLREIRCPADGTLVATVDEGGPKDAAAAVFAARTAFDDGSWPRTPAAERGQVVLRIAELLERDKDTLARAESLDTGKRLVESAYDMDDIANCFRYFGNLGAAGAADRVVDAGAPEIDSTVRHEPVGVCSLITPWNYPLLQTAWKVAPCLVTGNTFVLKPSELTPHTAIHLLRLLAEAGVPDGAANLVLGTGQTVGALLTEDPRVDMVSFTGGLVTGRRIMAAAAPTVKKIALELGGKNPNIVFADADFDTAVDYALMAVFLHSGQVCSAGARLLVQEELHDAFVDELVSRAQRIRLGGPFDDYARTGPLISAAHRAKVEAYVAAGLDEGAVLLCGGSAPDDPSLSHGFYYLPTVLDECTPDMSVVRDESFGPVLTVERFRDEDEAVSLANDTVYGLAGAVWTQNSERAHRVAARLRAGTVWINDFHPYVPQAEWGGMKQSGVGRELGPAGLAEYQEAKHVWRNTAPRPQRWFE from the coding sequence ATGCCGGATCTGTTCATCGGCGGCCAGTGGACCGCAGCGGCCGACGGGCAGCTGCGTGAGATCCGCTGCCCCGCGGACGGCACGCTGGTCGCGACGGTCGACGAGGGCGGACCGAAGGACGCGGCGGCAGCGGTCTTCGCCGCCCGTACCGCCTTCGACGACGGATCCTGGCCGCGGACCCCGGCGGCCGAGCGCGGCCAGGTGGTGCTGCGGATCGCCGAGCTGCTGGAGCGCGACAAGGACACGCTGGCCCGGGCCGAGTCGCTGGACACCGGGAAGCGGCTGGTCGAGAGCGCCTACGACATGGACGACATCGCCAACTGCTTCCGCTACTTCGGCAACCTCGGCGCGGCCGGCGCGGCCGACCGGGTGGTGGACGCCGGGGCACCGGAGATCGACAGCACGGTGCGTCATGAGCCGGTCGGGGTCTGCTCGCTGATCACCCCGTGGAACTACCCGCTGCTGCAGACCGCCTGGAAGGTCGCGCCCTGCCTGGTCACCGGCAACACCTTCGTCCTCAAGCCCAGCGAGCTGACCCCGCACACCGCCATCCACCTCTTGCGGCTGCTGGCCGAGGCCGGGGTGCCGGACGGCGCCGCCAACCTGGTGCTGGGCACCGGACAGACCGTGGGCGCACTGCTGACCGAGGACCCGCGGGTGGACATGGTCTCGTTCACCGGCGGGCTGGTCACCGGCCGGCGCATCATGGCCGCGGCGGCGCCCACCGTGAAGAAGATCGCTCTGGAGCTGGGCGGCAAGAACCCCAACATCGTGTTCGCCGACGCCGATTTCGACACCGCCGTCGACTACGCCCTGATGGCGGTCTTCCTGCACTCCGGCCAGGTCTGCTCGGCCGGCGCCCGGCTGCTCGTCCAGGAGGAGCTGCACGACGCGTTCGTCGACGAGCTGGTCTCCCGCGCCCAGCGGATCCGGCTCGGCGGACCGTTCGACGACTACGCCCGCACCGGTCCGCTGATCTCGGCCGCGCACCGCGCGAAGGTGGAGGCGTATGTGGCGGCCGGGCTGGACGAGGGCGCCGTCCTCCTCTGCGGCGGCTCGGCGCCCGACGATCCGTCGCTGTCCCACGGCTTCTACTACCTGCCGACCGTGCTGGACGAGTGCACCCCGGACATGTCCGTCGTCCGCGACGAGAGCTTCGGCCCGGTGCTGACCGTCGAACGGTTCCGGGACGAGGACGAGGCGGTCTCACTGGCCAACGACACGGTGTACGGGCTGGCCGGCGCGGTGTGGACGCAGAACAGCGAACGGGCCCACCGGGTCGCCGCCCGGCTGCGCGCGGGAACGGTGTGGATCAACGACTTCCATCCGTACGTGCCGCAGGCGGAGTGGGGCGGGATGAAGCAGTCGGGCGTCGGACGGGAGCTGGGGCCCGCGGGGCTGGCCGAGTACCAGGAGGCCAAGCACGTCTGGCGCAATACCGCGCCGCGTCCGCAGAGGTGGTTCGAGTGA